One part of the Humulus lupulus chromosome 9, drHumLupu1.1, whole genome shotgun sequence genome encodes these proteins:
- the LOC133800127 gene encoding uncharacterized protein LOC133800127 — translation MDSLAKVCLPKAYGVLGFRNGQVWNYAILAKYMWAISVKHDLLWVKWINTIYLKGSDFWSYRLPPDTSWYWRKLCKLRGKFSWEDIKAASLSGKFQSYILYNSTLSQQQVGYYKEVWCRLSLPKHRFLLWQVFNAQLLTCDNLLRFRVPLESLLCPVCGSFDESHSHLFFDCTLSK, via the coding sequence ATGGATTCTTTGGCGAAGGTTTGTCTTCCTAAAGCATATGGGGTTCTCGGATTCAGAAATGGACAGGTTTGGAACTATGCTATCTTAGCTAAGTATATGTGGGCTATCTCTGTGAAGCATGATTTGCTGTGGGTAAAATGGATAAACACAATCTATCTGAAAGGCTCAGACTTCTGGTCCTATAGGCTGCCTCCGGAtactagctggtattggaggaaattaTGCAAATTGAGAGGCAAATTCAGTTGGGAAGATATCAAGGCTGCTAGTTTATCTGGGAAATTTCAATCGTATATCCTATACAACAGTACCCTGAGCCAACAACAGGTTGGTTACTATAAAGAAGTATGGTGTAGATTATCTTTGCCTAAGCATAGGTTCCTATTATGGCAAGTATTTAATGCTCAGTTGCTTACTTGTGATAACTTGCTTCGATTCAGAGTGCCTCTTGAATCTCTTCTGTGCCCGGTCTGTGGTAGTTTTGATGAAAGTCACTCCCATCTGTTCTTTGACTGTACTCTGTCAAAATAG